In Tubulanus polymorphus chromosome 8, tnTubPoly1.2, whole genome shotgun sequence, one genomic interval encodes:
- the LOC141909637 gene encoding uncharacterized protein LOC141909637 isoform X1 — MASNSTYRFELAVSYRGRKIGVWSDPDNDYRTIQNYYFQPLFDLECDLIATAGDQLQLPIQMWTEELENHIKCELKSIYTEHVINVQMMPFDEVKLEWRKPPPGVEIPNHHIGFNHCPAIHVFIVKCSDDETARNLKTHLQQAPHSLVSGLHVIASNQASAHNLYKVNSVGVPISETRTVRSDIDERHSSFIEHVRQFHDNLENQFCQLKHTIETVEERLNRFCTEQQPEERLNRFCTEQQLEAKLTNINDDMGAKLSKITDDVKRRIDELEIHIDDVTRLRVECAPLTFIKQVDTDFMPDLVTSLPGEHAGEQSRVICAKFSATNYIYCINDYYDDDDDEFDRYMKIDGGGVKGLATDSNGYLFVLVKKNRKFILRKYKNQHKLFEENITDLLSGDCGTLIIRDYNIYIQSGRDVHVLPLRENPVNGLIRRNQVNIYQLPDGYYSINCFDVDTRGRMFIYCSHTHRLMYLTPEAELISFIYMNDCGLTFFPSAGLPCVINDDHVLISVDSDPCVNRGSVISIRYNNQGFIDHPRIILNSTDSVTYEIHKVCKSDTVVINHWDNRNKQNSVRFYN; from the exons ATGGCGTCCAACTCTACATACAGATTCGAGCTCGCAGTTTCTTATCGTGGTCGCAAGATCGGTGTTTGGTCGGATCCCGACAACGACTACAGAACAATAcagaattattactttcaacCGTTGTTTGATTTAGAATGTGATCTGATCGCTACTGCTGGTGATCAATTACAACTACCGATACAGATGTGGACAGAAGAATTAGAGAACCACATAAAATGTGAACTGAAATCGATCTATACGGAACacgttataaatgtacaaatgaTGCCGTTTGACGAG GTGAAATTGGAATGGAGGAAACCGCCCCCTGGTGTAGAGATACCGAATCATCATATCGGGTTTAATCACTGTCCAGCGATTCATGTGTTTATCGTTAAATGCTCAGACGATGAAACCGCGCGAAACTTAAAAACACATCTTCAACAAGCCCCGCATTCATTAGTGTCGGGGCTTCATGTGATCGCTTCAAACCAGGCATCTGCACATAATTTGTATAAAGTAAATTCAGTAGGTGTGCCGATCAGTGAAACCCGAACAGTTCGATCAGACATTGATGAACGACATAGTTCTtttatagaacatgtcagacAGTTTCAcgataatttagaaaatcaattctgTCAATTGAAACACACTATAGAAACAgttgaagagaggctgaaccggttcTGTACTGAGCAACAACctgaagagaggctgaaccggttctgtactgaacaacaacttgaggCAAAACTGaccaatatcaatgatgataTGGGGGCAAAACTATCCAAAATTACTGATGATGTCAAAAGGAGAATTGATGAATTAGAGATAcatattgatgacgtcacgcgGCTACGTGTAGAATGCGCGCCATTGACGTTCATTAAACAGGTAGATACAGACTTCATGCCCGACCTTGTGACGTCACTACCTGGTGAGCATGCGGGTGAACAGTCACGTGTTATATGTGCCAAGTTCAGCGCCACTAATTATATATATTGCataaatgattattatgatgatgatgatgatgaatttgatagatacATGAAGATTGATGGCGGTGGCGTAAAAGGACTCGCTACTGATAGTAACGGGTATCTTTTTGTACtcgtaaagaaaaataggaaATTCATcctgagaaaatataaaaatcaacataaactgtttgaagaaaatatcacTGATCTCCTGTCTGGAGACTGTGGAACTCTAATAATCCGTGATTACAATATCTATATACAGTCAGGAAGAGACGTTCATGTTTTACCTTTACGAGAAAATCCTGTTAACGGTTTAATCCGTAGAAACCAAGTGAATATATATCAGCTCCCGGATGGATATTACTCTATCAACTGTTTCGATGTCGACACGCGGGGACGTATGTTTATCTACTGTTCGCATACACATAGATTAATGTATCTAACACCAGAAGCAGAACTGatcagttttatttatatgaaCGATTGTGGACTGACATTTTTTCCAAGTGCAGGACTCCCGTGTGTTATTAATGATGATCATGTATTAATATCGGTAGACTCTGATCCCTGTGTTAACAGAGGATCTGTTATTAGTATCAGATATAATAATCAGGGGTTTATAGATCACCCGCGTATAATACTGAACTCTACAGACAGTGTGACATATGAGATACATAAAGTATGTAAAAGTGACACTGTAGTTATCAATCACTGGGATAACAGAAATAAACAGAACTCAGTGAGATTTTATAATTGA
- the LOC141909637 gene encoding uncharacterized protein LOC141909637 isoform X2, with product MASNSTYRFELAVSYRGRKIGVWSDPDNDYRTIQNYYFQPLFDLECDLIATAGDQLQLPIQMWTEELENHIKCELKSIYTEHVINVQMMPFDEVKLEWRKPPPGVEIPNHHIGFNHCPAIHVFIVKCSDDETARNLKTHLQQAPHSLVSGLHVIASNQASAHNLYKVNSVGVPISETRTVRSDIDERHSSFIEHVRQFHDNLENQFCQLKHTIETVEERLNRFCTEQQPEERLNRFCTEQQLEAKLTNINDDMGAKLSKITDDVKRRIDELEIHIDDVTRLRVECAPLTFIKQVDTDFMPDLVTSLPDT from the exons ATGGCGTCCAACTCTACATACAGATTCGAGCTCGCAGTTTCTTATCGTGGTCGCAAGATCGGTGTTTGGTCGGATCCCGACAACGACTACAGAACAATAcagaattattactttcaacCGTTGTTTGATTTAGAATGTGATCTGATCGCTACTGCTGGTGATCAATTACAACTACCGATACAGATGTGGACAGAAGAATTAGAGAACCACATAAAATGTGAACTGAAATCGATCTATACGGAACacgttataaatgtacaaatgaTGCCGTTTGACGAG GTGAAATTGGAATGGAGGAAACCGCCCCCTGGTGTAGAGATACCGAATCATCATATCGGGTTTAATCACTGTCCAGCGATTCATGTGTTTATCGTTAAATGCTCAGACGATGAAACCGCGCGAAACTTAAAAACACATCTTCAACAAGCCCCGCATTCATTAGTGTCGGGGCTTCATGTGATCGCTTCAAACCAGGCATCTGCACATAATTTGTATAAAGTAAATTCAGTAGGTGTGCCGATCAGTGAAACCCGAACAGTTCGATCAGACATTGATGAACGACATAGTTCTtttatagaacatgtcagacAGTTTCAcgataatttagaaaatcaattctgTCAATTGAAACACACTATAGAAACAgttgaagagaggctgaaccggttcTGTACTGAGCAACAACctgaagagaggctgaaccggttctgtactgaacaacaacttgaggCAAAACTGaccaatatcaatgatgataTGGGGGCAAAACTATCCAAAATTACTGATGATGTCAAAAGGAGAATTGATGAATTAGAGATAcatattgatgacgtcacgcgGCTACGTGTAGAATGCGCGCCATTGACGTTCATTAAACAGGTAGATACAGACTTCATGCCCGACCTTGTGACGTCACTACCTG atacATGA